One stretch of Methylococcus capsulatus DNA includes these proteins:
- a CDS encoding FeoA family protein, with protein MDSNLNLNSLKEGESAIIRSISAEGALYHRLVGLGFRIGKPIAVVRHGRFKGPLQVRIGNTDIIMRRSDAERIRVIAQTA; from the coding sequence ATGGATTCCAACCTGAACCTGAACAGCCTCAAAGAGGGTGAATCGGCAATCATTCGCTCCATTAGCGCAGAAGGTGCCCTCTACCATCGCCTGGTCGGCCTTGGCTTCCGGATCGGCAAGCCTATCGCCGTCGTCCGCCACGGCCGCTTCAAAGGCCCCCTCCAGGTCAGAATCGGAAATACCGACATCATCATGCGGCGCAGCGACGCCGAAAGAATCCGGGTCATCGCCCAAACAGCCTGA
- the feoB gene encoding ferrous iron transport protein B has translation MKRIALVGMPNTGKSTFFNRLTGASARVGNWPGITVDLLSARIILGGTVAQVVDLPGIYSFHGFSEDEKVVRDFLENNPVDLVAIVLNATQIDRQLPFALQVVRIGLPTVLLLNMADEARHLGISIDARRMAEMLRIPVILLSAKYGSGFQSVTQTLARALASDASRARGDVTQTFCEEHQIETTAADVMHAAVRVPKQLPENATARIDRLLLHPWAGLPLFFLFMFLLFQFIFTLGKPMQDGVAWALTELRTLWLEPLLSGLPVFASGLLLDGIYSGVGTVAAFVPIIILFFLVMTLVEDSGYLSRVAFLMDALMARLGLDGRSFVMLLMGFGCNVPALMGTRVMRSRDLRLLTMLVIPFSLCSARLQVFLFITAALFTVEMAPAVLFSLYLLSFTTALLTAVAFKKRFVSNEPFVIELPPYRLPTWRQILLRGWHEVRHFLRRASKFITAGVVAVWLLTHLPTDVPAGGVDTLAGHIAAWLAPVLSPIGIDAQLSLALIFGFVAKEIVVGSLAAIYGLEGDALMGLMAQKLDWVQAYSFMLFTLIYLPCLSTVATLRSESKSRAFMLGSILWSLLLAWLASFVFYQGARLLGF, from the coding sequence ATGAAAAGAATCGCCCTGGTCGGCATGCCGAATACCGGCAAATCCACGTTCTTCAATCGCTTGACCGGGGCGTCGGCCCGGGTCGGCAACTGGCCCGGCATCACCGTCGACCTGCTGAGCGCCAGGATCATCCTCGGCGGCACGGTCGCCCAGGTGGTGGACCTGCCCGGTATCTATAGTTTTCACGGTTTCTCCGAAGACGAGAAGGTGGTCCGGGATTTCCTCGAAAACAACCCGGTCGACCTGGTCGCCATCGTGCTCAACGCCACCCAGATCGACCGCCAGCTTCCGTTCGCACTCCAGGTCGTCCGCATCGGGCTGCCCACCGTCCTGCTGCTCAACATGGCCGACGAGGCACGCCATTTAGGGATCAGCATCGATGCCCGGCGGATGGCCGAAATGCTGCGTATCCCGGTGATCCTTCTCAGCGCGAAATACGGCAGTGGTTTCCAGAGCGTGACCCAGACCCTTGCACGCGCCCTCGCCTCAGACGCAAGCCGCGCTCGTGGAGACGTGACACAGACTTTCTGCGAGGAACATCAGATCGAAACGACGGCGGCGGACGTCATGCATGCCGCGGTCCGCGTACCCAAACAGCTGCCGGAAAACGCCACGGCGCGCATCGATCGCCTCCTCCTGCATCCCTGGGCAGGACTTCCACTGTTCTTCCTGTTCATGTTCCTGCTGTTCCAGTTCATCTTCACACTGGGAAAGCCGATGCAGGACGGGGTGGCCTGGGCCTTGACCGAACTTCGTACCCTCTGGCTCGAACCCCTGCTGTCCGGCCTCCCCGTCTTCGCCAGCGGGCTCCTTCTGGACGGCATCTACAGCGGCGTCGGTACCGTGGCGGCCTTCGTACCCATCATCATCCTATTTTTCCTGGTGATGACTCTGGTGGAGGACAGCGGTTACCTGTCACGCGTGGCCTTTCTGATGGACGCCCTGATGGCCCGGTTGGGACTGGACGGACGCAGCTTCGTCATGCTGCTCATGGGATTCGGCTGCAACGTCCCGGCGCTGATGGGGACGCGGGTGATGCGCTCACGTGATCTGCGCTTGCTCACCATGCTGGTGATCCCATTTTCGCTCTGTTCGGCGCGATTGCAGGTGTTTCTGTTCATCACGGCGGCCTTGTTCACCGTCGAAATGGCGCCCGCGGTATTGTTCAGTCTTTATCTCTTGAGCTTCACGACGGCACTGCTGACTGCGGTGGCGTTCAAGAAGCGTTTCGTAAGCAATGAACCCTTCGTTATCGAGCTGCCCCCCTATCGACTACCGACTTGGCGCCAGATCCTCCTGCGCGGTTGGCATGAAGTCCGGCATTTTTTGCGGCGTGCGTCCAAGTTCATCACAGCCGGTGTGGTCGCGGTTTGGCTGCTCACCCATCTCCCGACCGATGTCCCGGCTGGCGGGGTGGACACGCTGGCGGGCCATATCGCTGCCTGGCTGGCGCCGGTGCTCTCCCCCATCGGTATCGATGCCCAGTTGAGCCTCGCCCTGATCTTCGGCTTCGTGGCCAAGGAAATCGTGGTCGGCTCGCTTGCCGCCATCTATGGGCTGGAGGGCGACGCCTTGATGGGCTTGATGGCGCAGAAGCTCGACTGGGTCCAGGCCTACAGCTTCATGCTGTTCACCCTGATCTACCTGCCATGTCTGTCGACCGTGGCTACGCTACGCAGCGAGTCGAAAAGCCGCGCCTTCATGCTCGGCTCCATCCTCTGGTCGCTGCTGCTGGCCTGGCTCGCAAGCTTCGTGTTCTACCAGGGTGCTCGCCTACTGGGCTTCTGA
- a CDS encoding sigma-54 interaction domain-containing protein — protein MKHRSDTLSGPPVDARCLLDALAGLECTGALYLLDKEERVSYWSSGAEQLTGHTGEFATGESIARLLPGYSSPAADAGGSEDEIRIQRADGSALLVRRRFQPLRDWEGGGRGRLEVLTAIETIGTPLAEADVEILHGLLTREPAMKQVFRLVRNVAETEATVLIRGESGTGKELIARAVHAESHRVKGPFLAVNCAALAPSLLESELFGHVRGAFTGAVRSHAGLFQRADGGTLFLDEVAELPLELQAKLLRVLQERSFVPVGGDRMLSADVRIVAATHRSLRDAVREGRFREDLMYRLRVVPLFLPPLRERRRDIGLLLWHFIERHNARGLRRIVRIDPDAMRRLLDHLWPGNVRELQNVVEYAFAVGRGDVLELDDLPPEFGEVQTGPRAAPETVPDEAERIRVALRQSGGRIDQAARMLQMSRATLWRKRKKLGV, from the coding sequence ATGAAACATCGAAGCGACACCCTCTCCGGCCCCCCTGTGGACGCACGCTGCCTGCTCGATGCCCTGGCCGGACTCGAATGCACCGGCGCCCTCTACCTCCTGGACAAGGAGGAGCGGGTGAGCTACTGGAGCTCAGGCGCCGAACAGCTGACGGGCCATACGGGCGAATTTGCGACCGGCGAATCCATCGCCCGGCTGCTTCCCGGCTATAGTTCTCCTGCCGCAGACGCGGGCGGAAGCGAGGACGAAATCCGGATCCAGCGGGCCGATGGCTCGGCGCTGCTGGTTCGGCGCCGGTTTCAGCCCCTCCGGGACTGGGAGGGGGGTGGCCGGGGTCGGCTGGAAGTGCTTACCGCGATCGAAACCATCGGCACCCCCCTGGCGGAAGCCGATGTCGAGATCTTACACGGACTGCTCACGCGCGAACCGGCGATGAAACAAGTGTTCCGCCTCGTCCGCAATGTCGCGGAAACCGAGGCCACGGTGTTGATCCGCGGCGAGTCGGGCACGGGGAAGGAGTTGATCGCCCGCGCCGTGCATGCCGAAAGCCACCGTGTGAAGGGGCCGTTTCTCGCGGTCAACTGTGCCGCTTTGGCGCCCTCTCTCCTGGAAAGCGAGCTGTTCGGGCATGTCCGTGGCGCCTTCACCGGGGCAGTGCGCAGCCATGCCGGATTGTTCCAGCGCGCCGACGGCGGCACCCTGTTCCTGGATGAGGTCGCCGAACTGCCGCTGGAACTGCAGGCCAAGCTGCTGCGCGTGCTTCAAGAGCGAAGCTTCGTCCCCGTCGGCGGCGACCGCATGCTCAGCGCGGATGTGCGGATCGTCGCGGCGACCCATCGCTCGCTGCGGGATGCGGTACGCGAAGGCCGCTTCCGGGAGGACCTGATGTACCGTCTGCGGGTAGTCCCCCTCTTCCTGCCGCCCTTACGCGAACGCCGCCGTGACATCGGTCTGCTGCTGTGGCATTTCATCGAACGGCACAATGCCCGCGGTCTGCGCCGCATCGTCCGCATCGACCCGGACGCCATGCGCCGGCTGCTCGACCATCTCTGGCCGGGCAACGTGCGTGAATTGCAGAACGTGGTGGAATACGCCTTCGCCGTGGGGCGGGGAGATGTGTTGGAACTCGACGATCTGCCACCCGAGTTCGGCGAGGTGCAAACCGGGCCGCGAGCAGCCCCGGAAACCGTGCCCGATGAGGCCGAGCGCATCCGCGTAGCGCTGCGGCAATCCGGCGGACGCATCGATCAGGCTGCCCGAATGCTGCAGATGAGCCGGGCGACGCTGTGGCGCAAACGAAAGAAACTGGGCGTGTGA
- a CDS encoding AEC family transporter yields the protein MTGVLAQMSVLILSGVVLRRLRPFGIDPERLRRTITGLVFNALLPALVLSALWGGGAHPQGWKISLFGVAIVLFGLAATLCLDRALHLDRRQLGAAMLGIAFSNVTFLGLPVLERLFGPELARPIVIQIDLFSTAPLVFTLGVYIASRYGGAPANLSAALRALIVNPPLWAAFAALLLGGHGIPRPAVLETPLETAASSVAPLMLLALGLGLRWNAWRKENTRLVALASGLKLIALPLFGLSLTHGLEISGDTRAALVLEAGMPSMLLGIVYCDRYRLDTGLYAMLATTTTVLALASLPAWHLVLGTIAGEPT from the coding sequence ATGACGGGCGTACTGGCGCAAATGAGCGTCCTGATTCTGAGTGGGGTAGTCCTGCGCCGGCTTCGACCTTTCGGCATCGACCCCGAGCGCCTGCGCCGAACTATCACCGGTCTCGTATTCAATGCCTTGCTTCCCGCGCTCGTCTTGTCCGCGCTGTGGGGCGGCGGCGCACATCCTCAGGGCTGGAAGATATCGCTGTTCGGAGTGGCGATCGTCCTGTTCGGCCTCGCCGCGACGCTGTGCCTCGACCGGGCCTTGCACCTGGACCGGCGGCAACTGGGGGCAGCCATGCTCGGCATTGCCTTCTCCAACGTCACTTTTCTGGGGCTGCCAGTGCTGGAACGGCTCTTCGGCCCGGAGCTGGCACGCCCCATCGTCATCCAGATCGATCTGTTCTCCACGGCCCCCCTGGTCTTCACGCTGGGCGTGTACATCGCCTCCCGCTACGGAGGAGCGCCAGCGAATCTTTCCGCGGCGCTCCGCGCACTGATAGTCAATCCCCCGCTTTGGGCGGCGTTCGCGGCTCTCCTGCTCGGCGGGCACGGTATTCCCCGGCCGGCCGTGCTCGAAACTCCCCTGGAAACCGCAGCCTCGTCCGTCGCACCTCTGATGCTGCTGGCCTTGGGGCTGGGTCTTCGGTGGAACGCGTGGCGCAAGGAAAACACTCGGCTGGTGGCACTGGCATCGGGACTGAAGCTGATCGCCTTGCCCTTGTTTGGTCTGAGTCTGACCCATGGCCTCGAAATTTCCGGAGACACCCGCGCCGCGCTGGTGCTCGAAGCGGGTATGCCCAGCATGCTGCTGGGGATTGTCTACTGCGACCGTTACCGTCTGGATACGGGGCTGTACGCGATGCTCGCGACGACGACCACCGTGCTTGCCCTTGCCTCGCTGCCCGCTTGGCACCTGGTGCTCGGAACCATCGCCGGGGAGCCGACATGA
- a CDS encoding argininosuccinate synthase — protein sequence MSSSNVKKVALAYSGGLDTSVILKWLQETYGCEVVTFTADLGQGEEVEPARAKAQAMGVREIYIDDLREEFARDFVFPMFRANAIYEGEYLLGTSIARPLIAKRLIEIANETGADAIAHGATGKGNDQVRFELGAYALRPDIRVIAPWREWDLTSRETLLAYAESRGIPIEMKRGNASPYSMDANLLHISYEGGILEDPWAEPEETMWRWSVSPENAPDQPTYVELAYEHGDIVAIDGERMTAAAVLSRLNQLGGANGIGRLDIVENRYVGMKSRGCYETPGGTIMLKAHRAIESITLDREVAHLKDELMPRYASLIYNGYWWSPERRMLQQMIDASQAPVNGEVRLKLYKGSVSVVGRKSESNSLFDMNIATFEDDRGAYDQKDAEGFIKLNALRLRIAGRKGASFV from the coding sequence ATGTCAAGCTCAAACGTCAAGAAAGTCGCACTGGCCTACTCCGGCGGCCTCGACACCTCGGTCATTTTGAAGTGGCTGCAAGAAACCTATGGCTGTGAAGTCGTGACCTTCACAGCCGATCTCGGTCAGGGCGAGGAAGTCGAGCCAGCCCGCGCCAAGGCCCAAGCCATGGGCGTCCGGGAAATCTATATCGACGATTTGCGCGAGGAGTTCGCCCGCGACTTCGTCTTCCCCATGTTCCGCGCCAATGCCATCTATGAAGGCGAATATCTGCTGGGCACCTCCATCGCCCGCCCGCTGATTGCCAAGCGCCTGATCGAGATCGCCAACGAAACCGGCGCCGATGCCATCGCTCACGGCGCCACCGGCAAAGGCAACGACCAGGTGCGCTTCGAACTGGGCGCCTATGCCTTGCGGCCCGATATCCGCGTCATCGCTCCCTGGCGCGAATGGGATCTGACCTCGCGCGAAACCCTGCTGGCCTATGCCGAAAGCCGCGGCATTCCGATCGAAATGAAGCGCGGCAACGCCTCGCCCTATTCCATGGATGCCAATCTGCTGCACATCTCCTACGAAGGCGGCATCCTGGAAGATCCGTGGGCCGAGCCGGAGGAGACCATGTGGCGCTGGTCCGTCTCGCCCGAAAACGCTCCGGACCAGCCGACCTACGTCGAGCTGGCCTACGAACACGGTGACATCGTCGCCATCGATGGCGAACGGATGACAGCCGCGGCGGTTCTGTCCCGCCTGAACCAGTTGGGCGGCGCCAACGGCATCGGCCGTCTGGACATCGTGGAAAACCGTTACGTTGGCATGAAATCGCGCGGCTGCTACGAGACCCCCGGCGGCACCATCATGCTCAAGGCGCACCGCGCCATCGAGTCCATCACCCTGGACCGCGAAGTCGCCCATCTCAAGGACGAGCTGATGCCACGCTATGCCAGCCTGATCTACAACGGCTATTGGTGGAGCCCGGAACGCCGGATGCTGCAGCAGATGATTGACGCCTCTCAGGCACCGGTGAACGGCGAGGTACGGCTGAAACTGTACAAAGGCAGCGTCAGCGTCGTCGGCCGCAAGTCGGAATCCAACAGCCTGTTCGACATGAACATCGCCACCTTCGAGGATGACCGCGGTGCCTACGACCAGAAAGACGCGGAAGGTTTCATCAAGCTCAACGCCCTACGCCTGCGGATCGCCGGCCGCAAGGGCGCGAGCTTCGTATAA
- the pyrF gene encoding orotidine-5'-phosphate decarboxylase: MPNFLSNKPIPMADRLIMALDLPDISEAKTLVERLGDAVSFYKVGLELFMSGDCFGLIDWLKARDKKVFVDLKFFDVPETVGRAVKALSRRGVDFATVHGNDAIMEAAARNKGELGILAVTVLTSLDQGDLRDLGFQCDVQELVLSRARRALALGCDGVVSSGLEVALLRGELDPKLMVVSPGIRPVENRPEDDQKRVVTVDQAFRNGADYIVVGRPIRDAPDPREAAQRVQAQIREVFAAG; encoded by the coding sequence ATGCCGAATTTCCTTTCGAACAAGCCCATTCCCATGGCCGATCGCCTGATCATGGCGCTGGATCTGCCTGACATTTCCGAAGCCAAGACCTTGGTGGAACGCCTCGGCGATGCCGTGAGCTTCTACAAGGTGGGGCTGGAGCTGTTCATGTCCGGCGACTGTTTCGGTTTGATCGACTGGCTCAAGGCCCGAGACAAAAAAGTGTTCGTCGACCTCAAGTTCTTCGACGTGCCGGAGACCGTCGGACGCGCAGTGAAGGCGCTGAGCCGGCGCGGGGTCGATTTTGCTACCGTGCACGGCAACGACGCGATCATGGAGGCGGCGGCCCGCAACAAGGGCGAACTTGGCATCCTGGCGGTGACGGTCCTGACCAGCCTGGATCAGGGGGATCTGCGCGATCTCGGATTCCAGTGCGATGTTCAGGAACTGGTCCTGTCCCGCGCCCGGCGCGCCCTGGCGCTGGGTTGTGACGGCGTGGTGTCGTCCGGCCTCGAAGTCGCGCTGTTGCGGGGCGAGCTCGACCCCAAGCTGATGGTCGTATCGCCCGGTATCCGGCCGGTCGAGAACCGTCCTGAGGACGACCAGAAGCGTGTCGTGACGGTCGATCAGGCCTTCCGCAACGGTGCCGATTACATCGTGGTGGGGCGGCCGATCCGCGATGCGCCCGATCCCCGCGAGGCGGCCCAGCGAGTACAGGCGCAGATCCGCGAAGTGTTCGCGGCAGGCTGA
- a CDS encoding sigma-54 interaction domain-containing protein, with amino-acid sequence MFDTLIGQSPSFEALTRSAKLVAATDVTVLIVGETGTGKEVLANALQRHSPRADKPFVTLNCAALPEAIAESELFGHRRGSFTGAVSNQTGRLPAADGGTLFLDEVDSLSLPLQAKLLRFLETGEIQPVGDTQTYNVDVRIIAATNANLHAKIERGEFRKDLYYRLNVVPLEIPPLRERMGDIVLLLQHYMDRFAREHGLAPATFSKAALNRLCNYGWPGNVRELRNVCERLSILLAGRVIEESNLPLEITYRASTAKGLFALPDMGIELEQVEMDLIRQALNRTNGNRSRSARLLGISRDTLLYRMQKYGIH; translated from the coding sequence ATGTTTGATACGCTGATTGGACAATCACCGAGCTTCGAGGCGCTTACGAGAAGCGCGAAACTGGTCGCGGCGACCGATGTCACCGTCCTCATCGTCGGCGAAACAGGAACCGGGAAGGAGGTTCTGGCCAACGCCCTTCAAAGGCACAGTCCCCGAGCTGACAAGCCGTTCGTCACGCTGAACTGCGCGGCCCTTCCCGAAGCAATCGCCGAATCCGAGCTTTTCGGCCACCGGCGGGGTTCCTTTACCGGCGCGGTCAGCAACCAGACCGGTCGCCTGCCTGCCGCCGACGGCGGTACGCTGTTCCTGGACGAAGTGGACTCGTTGTCCCTGCCTTTGCAGGCGAAGCTTCTGCGCTTCCTGGAAACCGGCGAAATCCAGCCGGTGGGCGATACCCAGACCTATAATGTGGACGTGCGCATCATCGCCGCCACCAATGCCAATCTTCACGCGAAGATCGAGCGCGGCGAGTTCCGCAAGGATCTCTATTACCGGCTGAACGTGGTTCCCCTGGAGATCCCGCCATTGCGGGAACGGATGGGTGACATCGTCCTGCTGCTCCAGCATTACATGGACCGGTTCGCACGCGAACATGGCTTGGCGCCCGCGACTTTCAGCAAGGCGGCACTGAACCGCCTGTGCAATTACGGCTGGCCGGGCAACGTCCGGGAACTGCGCAACGTCTGCGAGCGCCTCTCGATTCTGCTGGCGGGGCGGGTGATCGAAGAAAGCAATCTGCCTCTCGAAATCACCTATCGAGCGTCCACCGCCAAGGGTTTGTTCGCCTTGCCCGACATGGGAATCGAGTTGGAACAGGTGGAAATGGATCTGATCCGCCAGGCATTGAACCGGACCAACGGCAACCGCAGCCGCTCCGCCCGTCTGCTCGGCATTTCACGCGATACGCTGCTCTATCGGATGCAGAAATACGGCATCCATTGA
- a CDS encoding multicopper oxidase family protein: protein MTKTIKTRNIALAAVMMAAAVYASPGAAMMGGGCMMGCTSTTVIDPPRGAAFTDPATLPNLSTTAGVVEVDLEAKIAPVNINGTIANLQTYNGYFPGPTIKVKKGDILKVHFKNSLPYTGVNDMGMPRDMTNLHTHGLHVSPAGNADNVLLHFLSGETFDYEYDLSLHRGGNLNFYHPHVHGNVAEQVWAGQAGALEVADEGTVLSGYETHILVLKDITLNGGAPEAHTSADFMNGKEGDTMLVNGQVNPVLAMRPGQVQRWKIVNASNARFYKLSLASHSLQVVGTDGGLLDKPYAQSTVLLSPGERVDVLVKASSTKGYYKLQSLPYNRGAGQSANQQITLMTVNVTGSSLNQSLPATVDSSAVRLSVPVNAVTRQITLSMGMMGSGSATINGIAFSDTEAYTITSGRETYEVWEIYNHSMMDHPFHQHVNPAQVISISGGDSAYNSLYTTTPAWKDTVIVPAMGSVRLLVPVKDYAGTTVFHCHILEHEDMGMMGLWDIQ, encoded by the coding sequence ATGACTAAGACAATAAAAACCCGAAATATTGCTCTGGCAGCCGTGATGATGGCCGCCGCCGTCTATGCCTCTCCCGGCGCCGCCATGATGGGCGGCGGCTGCATGATGGGCTGCACGTCGACTACCGTGATCGATCCGCCCCGCGGAGCGGCGTTCACCGATCCGGCGACGCTGCCCAATCTGTCCACGACGGCCGGTGTCGTCGAAGTCGATCTGGAAGCGAAAATCGCGCCCGTCAACATCAACGGGACGATAGCGAACCTGCAGACCTACAACGGCTACTTTCCCGGACCGACCATCAAGGTGAAGAAAGGCGACATCCTGAAAGTCCATTTCAAGAATTCGTTGCCCTATACCGGCGTCAATGACATGGGGATGCCGCGTGACATGACCAATCTGCACACTCACGGGCTGCACGTCTCGCCCGCCGGCAACGCCGACAACGTCCTGCTGCATTTCCTGTCCGGCGAGACCTTTGACTATGAGTACGATCTTTCGCTTCACCGGGGCGGAAACCTCAACTTCTATCACCCGCATGTGCACGGCAATGTCGCGGAGCAGGTCTGGGCAGGGCAGGCGGGGGCGCTCGAGGTGGCAGACGAAGGGACGGTACTCTCGGGCTACGAAACGCACATCCTGGTCCTGAAGGACATCACCCTCAATGGCGGCGCGCCGGAAGCCCACACGTCGGCGGACTTCATGAACGGCAAGGAGGGCGACACGATGTTGGTGAATGGCCAGGTCAACCCCGTGCTGGCGATGCGGCCGGGCCAGGTGCAGCGCTGGAAGATCGTCAATGCCAGCAACGCTCGGTTTTACAAGCTCAGCCTCGCCAGCCATTCGCTGCAGGTGGTGGGCACGGACGGCGGTCTGCTCGACAAGCCCTATGCGCAGAGCACTGTATTGCTGTCGCCGGGTGAGCGGGTGGATGTCCTGGTGAAGGCTTCGAGCACCAAGGGTTACTACAAGTTGCAGTCCTTGCCTTACAACCGCGGGGCGGGCCAGTCGGCCAACCAGCAGATCACCCTGATGACCGTGAACGTCACCGGTTCCTCCCTGAATCAAAGCCTGCCGGCGACGGTCGATTCCAGCGCAGTCCGGCTGAGTGTGCCGGTCAATGCGGTCACGCGGCAGATCACCCTGAGCATGGGCATGATGGGCAGCGGTTCGGCCACTATCAACGGCATCGCCTTTTCGGACACCGAGGCTTACACCATCACCTCGGGACGCGAAACCTACGAGGTCTGGGAAATCTATAACCATAGCATGATGGACCACCCCTTCCATCAGCACGTCAATCCCGCTCAAGTGATTTCCATCAGCGGCGGTGATTCGGCCTACAATTCGTTGTACACCACGACGCCAGCCTGGAAGGACACCGTCATCGTGCCAGCCATGGGAAGTGTCAGACTGCTGGTGCCGGTGAAGGATTACGCAGGGACGACGGTGTTCCACTGTCATATCCTCGAGCACGAGGACATGGGCATGATGGGCCTGTGGGACATTCAATAG
- a CDS encoding sulfite exporter TauE/SafE family protein, translated as MHPIEQAFSTSYLVALLMGLFSALHCLSMCGSIIGSLTLSLRREIRDNKGLLMPFVLSYNMGRITSYAIGGLIAGLLEHVLSIPLGEGHGHRVLQILSALVMLGAGLHIGGWFPRFAYIEKGGALFWKRLEPYGRRLIPVETLPQAFFFGMIWGWLPCGLVYTALALAATTGDVVRSTFTMLSFGIGTLPAVVGVGIMTSLLVRLSRMQKFRQIAGITLIVLAVMAAFPGLNPLVLHHLEY; from the coding sequence ATGCACCCTATCGAACAAGCTTTTAGCACGTCCTATCTGGTCGCTCTCTTGATGGGACTGTTCAGCGCCCTGCACTGCCTGAGCATGTGCGGCTCCATCATCGGATCGCTGACCTTGAGCCTGCGGCGGGAGATCCGTGACAACAAGGGTTTGCTGATGCCGTTCGTTTTGAGCTACAACATGGGAAGGATCACCAGTTATGCGATCGGTGGTCTAATCGCCGGCCTCCTGGAGCATGTCCTGTCCATTCCTCTGGGCGAAGGGCACGGACACCGGGTTTTACAGATCCTTTCGGCGCTGGTGATGTTGGGGGCAGGGCTGCACATCGGGGGATGGTTTCCCCGTTTCGCCTATATCGAAAAAGGCGGAGCCCTGTTCTGGAAACGGCTCGAGCCGTATGGACGCCGTCTCATTCCGGTGGAAACCCTGCCCCAGGCTTTCTTCTTCGGAATGATCTGGGGTTGGCTGCCGTGCGGGCTGGTCTATACGGCACTGGCATTGGCGGCTACCACGGGGGATGTGGTCCGGAGCACGTTTACCATGCTGTCGTTCGGCATCGGAACTTTGCCGGCGGTGGTCGGCGTCGGTATAATGACCAGCCTGCTGGTGCGGTTATCGCGGATGCAGAAATTCCGTCAGATCGCCGGGATCACCCTCATCGTACTGGCAGTGATGGCCGCTTTCCCGGGTCTCAATCCGCTGGTGCTGCACCACCTCGAGTATTAA
- a CDS encoding MBL fold metallo-hydrolase, which translates to MIFRQLFETDTSTYTYLLGCERTRRAVLIDPVDTEVAHYEELLRGLGLRLVYTLETHVHADHVTGASLLRERLNSKSVVHKDAGAGCADLLVTDGVPLQVGDLEFEVRHTPGHTAGCVSYVMSDRVFTGDALFIDGCGRTDFQQGDPGQLYDSIQRQLFSLPPDTLVYPGHDYHGNTVSTIGRERARNPRLGGGRSREEFIALMSALELDYPKYLDRALPANRACGRLPAASHG; encoded by the coding sequence ATGATTTTCAGACAACTGTTCGAGACCGATACTTCGACTTACACCTATCTGCTGGGATGTGAACGCACCCGCCGCGCGGTGCTGATCGATCCGGTGGATACCGAGGTGGCACATTACGAAGAGTTGCTGCGTGGATTGGGGCTCAGGCTGGTCTACACTTTGGAAACTCATGTGCATGCCGATCATGTCACCGGAGCTTCGCTTCTGCGGGAGCGTCTGAACAGTAAGAGCGTGGTGCACAAGGATGCCGGCGCGGGCTGTGCCGACCTGTTGGTGACCGACGGTGTGCCACTACAGGTGGGTGATCTGGAATTCGAGGTGCGGCACACGCCGGGCCATACCGCCGGCTGCGTGAGCTACGTCATGAGCGACCGGGTGTTCACCGGCGATGCCCTGTTCATCGATGGCTGCGGCCGCACCGATTTCCAGCAGGGCGACCCCGGGCAGCTCTACGACAGCATCCAGCGCCAGCTTTTTTCCCTGCCGCCCGACACGCTGGTCTATCCGGGGCACGATTACCACGGCAACACGGTGAGCACCATCGGCCGCGAGAGGGCCCGGAACCCGCGTCTGGGCGGAGGCAGGAGCCGGGAAGAATTCATAGCCCTCATGAGCGCTCTGGAGCTGGATTATCCGAAATACCTCGATCGTGCGCTGCCCGCCAACCGGGCTTGTGGGCGGCTGCCGGCGGCGTCTCACGGTTGA